One segment of Rosa chinensis cultivar Old Blush chromosome 6, RchiOBHm-V2, whole genome shotgun sequence DNA contains the following:
- the LOC112172559 gene encoding cyclin-dependent kinase 12-like, with the protein MHVHVLMTDGVFMREPWCFDERVMVFDEVEKRATRREETAVLTNAGIRCRCLAAYGDAVSAVKWASRHGREHHDDLAQFPLGMGYATEALHLPGISKRLEFNLAMQSSDLKRALQCLLTMSNSRDLGQDNSGFDLKDILTITTKKENILEAVQGIVKFTKEFLDLIDAADATGQAEIAREALKRLVAAASVKGALQGHELRGQALRLANHGELTRLSNLVNNLISIGAGREAAFAAAVLGDNALMEKAWQDTGMLAEAVLHAHAHGRPTLKNLVQAWNKMLQKEVEHTPLEKTDAAAAFLASLEEPKLTSLADAAKKPPIEILPPGMPSLTVAMAVQKKPPPGAQNSQQQPGKPLLLEAAPATTPAPSSVPQQSESGEPTSDNNPPVSSTDSNPAPVASGESVPENSKNDVAPLDTPSDAPPQTSQSDAASQGPQPDATPSEAPQPDVPSQAPQPDTPSQAPQLEAPSQAPLQEAPSPAAQPEASSQAPQPEASSQVPQPQVPIQTPPLQTQPQVPAIQETKQARLPISDDWLN; encoded by the exons ATGCATGTGCATGTTTTGATGACAGATGGTGTTTTCATGAGAGAGCCATGGTGTTTTGATGAGAGAGTGATGGTTTTTGATGAAGTTGAGAAGAGAGCTACTCGACGAGAGGAAACGGCTGTTTTGACAAA tgccgGTATCCGCTGCCGGTGCCTTGCTGCTTATGGAGATGCTGTTAGTGCTGTGAAATG GGCAAGTAGGCATGGTAGAGAACATCATGATGATTTAGCCCAGTTTCCGCTAGGGATGGGTTATGCTACTGAGGCACTTCATTTGCCTGGAATCTCTAAGAG GTTGGAGTTTAATTTGGCCATGCAGAGCAGTGATTTGAAAAGAGCTCTCCAGTGCCTTCTCACAATGAGCAACAGTAGGGACTTGGGGCAAGATAATTCAGGATTTGATTTGAAGGACATTCTTACTATAACAACTAAGAAAGAGAATATATTGGAAGCTGTCCAAGGAATAGTGAAATTTACAAAGGAGTTTTTGGATCTTATTGATGCCGCAGATGCTACTGGACAGGCTGAAATTGCTCGGGAGGCTCTTAAGAGGTTGGTTGCTGCGGCTTCTGTGAAAGGAGCTTTACAGGGTCATGAATTAAGAGGACAAGCTCTTCGGTTAGCCAATCATGGAGAGTTGACACGGCTTAGT AATTTGGTTAACAATTTAATATCCATTGGTGCTGGACGGGAAGCAGCATTCGCAGCTGCAGTTTTGGGAGACAATGCTCTCATGGAGAAGGCTTGGCAGGATACTGGAATGCTTGCTGAGGCTGTGCTTCATGCCCAT GCTCATGGGAGACCAACATTGAAGAACTTGGTTCAGGCATGGAATAAAATGCTGCAAAAGGAGGTTGAGCACACCCCATTAGAAAAAACGGATGCTGCTGCAGCATTTTTGGCTTCTCTGGAGGAACCCAAGCTTACAAGTTTAGCAGATGCTGCCAAGAAACCACCAATTGAAATTCTTCCTCCAGGGATGCCATCTCTTACAGTTGCTATGGCTGTTCAAAAGAAACCGCCTCCAGGGGCCCAGAATTCACAACAGCAACCGGGCAAGCCACTGCTGTTAGAAGCAGCCCCTGCTACCACACCAGCCCCTTCAAGTGTGCCACAACAATCTGAATCAGGTGAACCAACTTCAGACAATAATCCCCCTGTTTCATCAACAGACAGTAATCCAGCTCCAGTTGCTTCTGGAGAGAGTGTCCCGGAAAATTCTAAGAATGATGTGGCACCATTAGACACGCCATCAGATGCGCCACCTCAAACCTCACAATCTGATGCCGCATCCCAAGGCCCACAACCTGATGCAACCCCATCTGAAGCGCCACAACCTGATGTCCCATCCCAAGCGCCGCAACCTGATACCCCATCCCAGGCACCGCAACTAGAAGCCCCATCCCAGGCGCCGCTACAAGAGGCCCCATCCCCAGCGGCGCAGCCAGAGGCCTCATCCCAGGCGCCGCAACCAGAGGCCTCATCTCAAGTGCCACAACCACAGGTCCCAATCCAGACACCACCATTACAAACCCAACCCCAGGTGCCAGCGATTCAGGAAACCAAACAAGCAAGATTGCCAATAAGTGAtgatt